Proteins found in one Arachis stenosperma cultivar V10309 chromosome 8, arast.V10309.gnm1.PFL2, whole genome shotgun sequence genomic segment:
- the LOC130945176 gene encoding protein NRT1/ PTR FAMILY 2.6-like isoform X1 translates to MQEMTGTHSSHSREEEAQKNMCGGWTTFPFIIVAGLALASSGIGANLIVYLIQEFNIKSITAAQISNVFNGSTTLFPFIAAVVADSFFGSFPVALVSSSVALLGTVIFALTASIKSLRPEGCMNKGSRLCEAPSRVQYGVLYTGLTLAAIGFGGMRFTTATLGANQLDNPEQPAVFFNWFFLTWYVFSVAGFTGIVYIQVNVSWSVGFWICAASILIDVMVFLVGYRYYRPENPQGSALVDLARVVVASVRKWKSQLSSTTHNYYSGSVPVSAVPGKRLSFFNRAALVTEGDSIEKSWRLCTVQQVEDFKKVVGILPLWTSSIFLSTPIAMQNSLSVLQALVTDDHIGPHFKFPAGSITVIVLFSAAIFLFLLDRVLCPLYQKLVGKTPTPLQRIGVGHVFNILGMVVSAIVESKRLKMFHDRNKSMSILWLFPQLVLVGVGEAFQFPAQVALYYQQLPESLRSTSTAMISLLIGIAFYLSTALIDQVRTSTHWLPDDINFGRVDNVYWMLVILGAINFVYYLACATFYKYHHML, encoded by the exons TAGCTGGGTTAGCACTTGCAAGTTCAGGAATTGGGGCAAACTTGATCGTATATCTGATACAAGAGTTCAATATAAAGAGCATAACTGCTGCTCAGATTTCTAATGTCTTTAATGGCAGCACAACTCTGTTCCCATTTATTGCTGCTGTGGTTGCTGACTCTTTCTTTGGCTCTTTTCCTGTAGCCTTGGTTTCTTCCTCTGTTGCTTTGCTG GGAACAGTGATATTTGCGTTGACGGCAAGCATAAAATCCTTAAGGCCTGAAGGGTGCATGAACAAGGGATCAAGATTGTGCGAAGCACCATCGAGAGTGCAATATGGCGTCCTATACACGGGACTAACACTAGCAGCAATCGGCTTCGGTGGCATGCGCTTCACAACAGCAACTCTTGGAGCAAACCAGTTGGATAACCCAGAACAACCAGCCGTCTTCTTCAACTGGTTCTTCCTCACTTGGTACGTTTTTTCAGTTGCAGGCTTCACCGGAATCGTCTACATCCAAGTCAATGTGAGTTGGAGTGTGGGGTTCTGGATTTGTGCTGCTTCCATCTTGATTGACGTGATGGTTTTCTTGGTGGGGTACCGCTATTATCGCCCTGAAAACCCACAAGGAAGCGCCCTTGTGGATCTTGCTAGAGTTGTTGTTGCTTCTGTTCGAAAGTGGAAGTCTCAGCTTTCATCAACAACACATAATTACTATAGTGGCTCGGTTCCAGTGTCGGCAGTACCGGGAAAAAGATTAAG TTTTTTCAATCGTGCAGCTCTAGTAACTGAGGGAGACTCAATTGAGAAATCATGGAGGCTGTGCACTGTTCAACAAGTGGAAGATTTTAAGAAAGTGGTTGGAATCTTGCCACTATGGACTTCAAGTATTTTCCTATCAACTCCAATAGCAATGCAAAACAGCTTATCAGTTCTTCAAGCTTTGGTAACGGATGATCATATAGGACCCCATTTCAAATTCCCAGCAGGTTCCATTACCGTCATAGTCCTATTTTCCGCAGCAATTTTCCTCTTCCTTCTTGATAGAGTTTTATGCCCACTGTATCAGAAGCTAGTTGGGAAAACACCTACACCACTCCAACGAATAGGAGTAGGACACGTGTTCAATATCCTAGGTATGGTTGTTTCGGCAATTGTTGAATCGAAGAGGCTTAAGATGTTCCATGATAGAAACAAATCTATGTCAATACTTTGGTTGTTCCCACAATTGGTGTTGGTTGGTGTTGGAGAAGCTTTTCAATTTCCGGCGCAAGTTGCACTCTATTACCAGCAACTTCCAGAGTCATTGAGGAGCACATCAACGGCTATGATTTCTTTGCTCATAGGGATAGCGTTTTACCTTAGCACTGCCTTGATTGATCAAGTTCGTACAAGTACTCATTGGTTACCTGATGACATTAATTTTGGGAGAGTTGATAATGTGTATTGGATGTTGGTCATCTTGGGTGCTATCAACTTTGTGTATTACCTTGCCTGTGCTACTTTCTACAAGTATCATCATATGCTCTAG
- the LOC130945176 gene encoding protein NRT1/ PTR FAMILY 2.6-like isoform X3 — protein MQEMTGTHSSHSREEEAQKNMCGVAGLALASSGIGANLIVYLIQEFNIKSITAAQISNVFNGSTTLFPFIAAVVADSFFGSFPVALVSSSVALLGTVIFALTASIKSLRPEGCMNKGSRLCEAPSRVQYGVLYTGLTLAAIGFGGMRFTTATLGANQLDNPEQPAVFFNWFFLTWYVFSVAGFTGIVYIQVNVSWSVGFWICAASILIDVMVFLVGYRYYRPENPQGSALVDLARVVVASVRKWKSQLSSTTHNYYSGSVPVSAVPGKRLSFFNRAALVTEGDSIEKSWRLCTVQQVEDFKKVVGILPLWTSSIFLSTPIAMQNSLSVLQALVTDDHIGPHFKFPAGSITVIVLFSAAIFLFLLDRVLCPLYQKLVGKTPTPLQRIGVGHVFNILGMVVSAIVESKRLKMFHDRNKSMSILWLFPQLVLVGVGEAFQFPAQVALYYQQLPESLRSTSTAMISLLIGIAFYLSTALIDQVRTSTHWLPDDINFGRVDNVYWMLVILGAINFVYYLACATFYKYHHML, from the exons TAGCTGGGTTAGCACTTGCAAGTTCAGGAATTGGGGCAAACTTGATCGTATATCTGATACAAGAGTTCAATATAAAGAGCATAACTGCTGCTCAGATTTCTAATGTCTTTAATGGCAGCACAACTCTGTTCCCATTTATTGCTGCTGTGGTTGCTGACTCTTTCTTTGGCTCTTTTCCTGTAGCCTTGGTTTCTTCCTCTGTTGCTTTGCTG GGAACAGTGATATTTGCGTTGACGGCAAGCATAAAATCCTTAAGGCCTGAAGGGTGCATGAACAAGGGATCAAGATTGTGCGAAGCACCATCGAGAGTGCAATATGGCGTCCTATACACGGGACTAACACTAGCAGCAATCGGCTTCGGTGGCATGCGCTTCACAACAGCAACTCTTGGAGCAAACCAGTTGGATAACCCAGAACAACCAGCCGTCTTCTTCAACTGGTTCTTCCTCACTTGGTACGTTTTTTCAGTTGCAGGCTTCACCGGAATCGTCTACATCCAAGTCAATGTGAGTTGGAGTGTGGGGTTCTGGATTTGTGCTGCTTCCATCTTGATTGACGTGATGGTTTTCTTGGTGGGGTACCGCTATTATCGCCCTGAAAACCCACAAGGAAGCGCCCTTGTGGATCTTGCTAGAGTTGTTGTTGCTTCTGTTCGAAAGTGGAAGTCTCAGCTTTCATCAACAACACATAATTACTATAGTGGCTCGGTTCCAGTGTCGGCAGTACCGGGAAAAAGATTAAG TTTTTTCAATCGTGCAGCTCTAGTAACTGAGGGAGACTCAATTGAGAAATCATGGAGGCTGTGCACTGTTCAACAAGTGGAAGATTTTAAGAAAGTGGTTGGAATCTTGCCACTATGGACTTCAAGTATTTTCCTATCAACTCCAATAGCAATGCAAAACAGCTTATCAGTTCTTCAAGCTTTGGTAACGGATGATCATATAGGACCCCATTTCAAATTCCCAGCAGGTTCCATTACCGTCATAGTCCTATTTTCCGCAGCAATTTTCCTCTTCCTTCTTGATAGAGTTTTATGCCCACTGTATCAGAAGCTAGTTGGGAAAACACCTACACCACTCCAACGAATAGGAGTAGGACACGTGTTCAATATCCTAGGTATGGTTGTTTCGGCAATTGTTGAATCGAAGAGGCTTAAGATGTTCCATGATAGAAACAAATCTATGTCAATACTTTGGTTGTTCCCACAATTGGTGTTGGTTGGTGTTGGAGAAGCTTTTCAATTTCCGGCGCAAGTTGCACTCTATTACCAGCAACTTCCAGAGTCATTGAGGAGCACATCAACGGCTATGATTTCTTTGCTCATAGGGATAGCGTTTTACCTTAGCACTGCCTTGATTGATCAAGTTCGTACAAGTACTCATTGGTTACCTGATGACATTAATTTTGGGAGAGTTGATAATGTGTATTGGATGTTGGTCATCTTGGGTGCTATCAACTTTGTGTATTACCTTGCCTGTGCTACTTTCTACAAGTATCATCATATGCTCTAG
- the LOC130945713 gene encoding protein FAR1-RELATED SEQUENCE 5-like, with amino-acid sequence MSGIFTDTEMNEQYQEDDDFNQQEELVSDQDMMDEQNEFEQDFRDEFTEGAFFSESDMSDYIVEAAYAVDSVQDITSLKFSENFAEEIGKYHFSTLQLAFDFYMKYSKSKGFSARKSKTFKNSSCEIYRQMFVCHRQGFRMEKYYTMEKRKKEPRLETRTGCQARMDVKFVPESGRWHIFYFSDQHNHVLLDTQFSAMLPAHRKMSEADSMQMMNMLKSGISTSQIFGLLASQAGGYEFVGYGPRDMYNEIARQRRQIPGDAARVLKKLEDMRLKDPQLYFKACHDSRGLLRNLFWSDGISQLDYRLFGDVIAFDATYKKNKYSCPLVIFSGVNHHNQTIIFAAALIADETTDTYVWLLRQLMFAMRGKTPTSIITDGAMAIRNAVRDVFPEVRHRLCAWHLIRNATSNVGNPSFTSKFRKIMTGDYEIPVFKRKWVQLIEEFGIEDKPWVINMYEEKHMWATAYLRGKFFAGFRTTSRCEGLHSVVGRYVGSRYDLTSFVEHFQRCVAHMRFNEFNADYESTRGVPVMQTCIELLERYAAELYTHEIFLFFRPFLSRAGSMRVLNIDNTDDCIKYTVCKHGRPDFTWTVDFRQEEMIFMCTCLRMESFGIPCEHIVKVLVDRDIHEIPRSLVLDRWTKKVKSALNDPSGFTRDAVVISRQSALVEFSKQLAAVAAKVPERYEETRDLIMGLYSSYKAADEGDNQPHSGVARSSNSYVHPTTGGSGQPSKKKKRQRCSVCQMEGHKKTTCPWQKDIDNNVIENEAIGSDDGDMCTEATAELDSDS; translated from the coding sequence ATGTCAGGTATATTTACGGACACTGAGATGAATGAGCAATACCAGGAGGACGATGACTTTAACCAACAAGAAGAGCTAGTAAGTGACCAAGATATGATGGATGAACAGAATGAATTCGAACAAGATTTCAGAGATGAATTTACCGAGGGAGCGTTTTTTTCTGAATCTGATATGTCAGATTATATTGTTGAAGCCGCTTATGCGGTTGACTCCGTGCAAGACATTACATCTTTGAAATTTAGTGAGAATTTTGCGGAGGAAATTGGCAAATACCACTTTTCTACTTTGCAGCTTGcatttgatttttatatgaaGTACTCAAAGTCGAAGGGCTTTAGTGCAAGGAAGAGCAAGACCTTCAAAAATAGTAGTTGCGAGATTTACAGACAAATGTTTGTATGCCATAGGCAAGGATTCAGGATGGAGAAATATTACACGATGGAAAAAAGGAAGAAGGAACCTAGATTGGAAACAAGAACTGGATGTCAAGCCCGAATGGATGTTAAATTTGTACCAGAAAGTGGAAGGTGGCATATCTTTTATTTCTCTGACCAACACAACCATGTTCTATTGGATACACAATTCAGTGCTATGTTGCCTGCCCACAGAAAAATGTCAGAGGCAGATAGTATGCAAATGATGAACATGCTAAAGTCAGGGATCAGCACCTCACAGATATTTGGTCTGCTAGCTAGTCAAGCAGGCGGGTACGAATTTGTTGGCTATGGTCCCAGAGATATGTACAATGAGATTGCTCGGCAAAGGCGTCAAATTCCTGGAGATGCAGCACGAGTGTTGAAGAAGTTGGAGGATATGCGGTTGAAGGATCCCCAATTATATTTCAAGGCATGTCACGATTCAAGAGGTTTGTTACGTAATTTGTTCTGGTCTGATGGGATTAGCCAACTAGACTACCGACTCTTCGGGGATGTTATAGCTTTTGATGCTACGTACAAGAAGAACAAGTATAGTTGTCCATTAGTAATATTCAGCGGGGTTAACCACCACAACCAAACAATTATTTTTGCTGCTGCGTTAATTGCGGACGAAACTACTGATACATATGTTTGGCTCCTGCGTCAGCTCATGTTTGCAATGAGGGGCAAGACCCCGACCTCAATCATAACTGATGGGGCCATGGCGATTAGGAATGCAGTGAGAGATGTATTTCCCGAAGTCAGACATAGATTATGCGCTTGGCACCTTATTCGAAATGCAACTAGCAATGTTGGGAATCCATCGTTTACAtctaaatttagaaaaattatgaCAGGAGACTACGAGATTCCCGTGTTTAAGCGTAAGTGGGTTCAGCTTATTGAAGAATTTGGCATTGAGGATAAGCCCTGGGTGATCAACATGTACGAAGAGAAGCATATGTGGGCTACTGCATATCTAAGAGGAAAATTCTTTGCTGGCTTTAGAACTACATCAAGATGTGAAGGTTTACACTCAGTTGTGGGAAGGTATGTGGGGTCGCGGTATGATTTGACAAGTTTTGTAGAGCATTTTCAAAGGTGTGTAGCACACATGCGCTTTAACGAATTCAATGCTGATTATGAATCTACACGTGGGGTGCCCGTCATGCAAACTTGTATAGAGCTGCTAGAGAGATATGCTGCTGAGTTATACACTCATGagatatttcttttctttcggccATTTCTCTCCAGAGCTGGATCAATGCGAGTTCTGAACATAGATAATACCGATGATTGCATAAAGTACACTGTGTGTAAGCATGGGAGGCCCGATTTTACGTGGACCGTTGATTTTCGTCAAGAAGAAATGATCTTCATGTGTACCTGTTTACGAATGGAGTCATTTGGTATTCCCTGTGAACATATTGTGAAAGTTCTGGTTGACAGAGACATCCATGAGATTCCTCGGTCATTGGTATTGGATAGATGGACAAAAAAGGTTAAATCAGCACTCAATGATCCAAGTGGGTTCACCAGGGATGCTGTTGTTATTAGTCGTCAAAGTGCTTTGGTGGAATTTTCTAAACAACTGGCTGCTGTTGCTGCTAAAGTACCAGAGAGATACGAAGAGACACGTGATTTAATTATGGGATTGTACTCATCTTACAAGGCTGCAGACGAAGGAGATAATCAACCTCACTCAGGTGTAGCTAGAAGTAGCAATTCGTATGTGCATCCAACCACTGGAGGCTCAGGACAGCCATCTAAGAAGAAGAAGCGGCAACGTTGTAGTGTTTGTCAAATGGAAGGACATAAGAAGACAACATGTCCTTGGCAAAAGGACATTGACAACAACGTTATAGAAAATGAAGCAATCGGTTCGGACGATGGAGACATGTGTACCGAAGCGACGGCTGAGTTAGATAGTGATAGTTAG
- the LOC130945176 gene encoding protein NRT1/ PTR FAMILY 2.6-like isoform X2, translated as MQEMTGTHSSHSREEEAQKNMCGGWTTFPFIIAGLALASSGIGANLIVYLIQEFNIKSITAAQISNVFNGSTTLFPFIAAVVADSFFGSFPVALVSSSVALLGTVIFALTASIKSLRPEGCMNKGSRLCEAPSRVQYGVLYTGLTLAAIGFGGMRFTTATLGANQLDNPEQPAVFFNWFFLTWYVFSVAGFTGIVYIQVNVSWSVGFWICAASILIDVMVFLVGYRYYRPENPQGSALVDLARVVVASVRKWKSQLSSTTHNYYSGSVPVSAVPGKRLSFFNRAALVTEGDSIEKSWRLCTVQQVEDFKKVVGILPLWTSSIFLSTPIAMQNSLSVLQALVTDDHIGPHFKFPAGSITVIVLFSAAIFLFLLDRVLCPLYQKLVGKTPTPLQRIGVGHVFNILGMVVSAIVESKRLKMFHDRNKSMSILWLFPQLVLVGVGEAFQFPAQVALYYQQLPESLRSTSTAMISLLIGIAFYLSTALIDQVRTSTHWLPDDINFGRVDNVYWMLVILGAINFVYYLACATFYKYHHML; from the exons CTGGGTTAGCACTTGCAAGTTCAGGAATTGGGGCAAACTTGATCGTATATCTGATACAAGAGTTCAATATAAAGAGCATAACTGCTGCTCAGATTTCTAATGTCTTTAATGGCAGCACAACTCTGTTCCCATTTATTGCTGCTGTGGTTGCTGACTCTTTCTTTGGCTCTTTTCCTGTAGCCTTGGTTTCTTCCTCTGTTGCTTTGCTG GGAACAGTGATATTTGCGTTGACGGCAAGCATAAAATCCTTAAGGCCTGAAGGGTGCATGAACAAGGGATCAAGATTGTGCGAAGCACCATCGAGAGTGCAATATGGCGTCCTATACACGGGACTAACACTAGCAGCAATCGGCTTCGGTGGCATGCGCTTCACAACAGCAACTCTTGGAGCAAACCAGTTGGATAACCCAGAACAACCAGCCGTCTTCTTCAACTGGTTCTTCCTCACTTGGTACGTTTTTTCAGTTGCAGGCTTCACCGGAATCGTCTACATCCAAGTCAATGTGAGTTGGAGTGTGGGGTTCTGGATTTGTGCTGCTTCCATCTTGATTGACGTGATGGTTTTCTTGGTGGGGTACCGCTATTATCGCCCTGAAAACCCACAAGGAAGCGCCCTTGTGGATCTTGCTAGAGTTGTTGTTGCTTCTGTTCGAAAGTGGAAGTCTCAGCTTTCATCAACAACACATAATTACTATAGTGGCTCGGTTCCAGTGTCGGCAGTACCGGGAAAAAGATTAAG TTTTTTCAATCGTGCAGCTCTAGTAACTGAGGGAGACTCAATTGAGAAATCATGGAGGCTGTGCACTGTTCAACAAGTGGAAGATTTTAAGAAAGTGGTTGGAATCTTGCCACTATGGACTTCAAGTATTTTCCTATCAACTCCAATAGCAATGCAAAACAGCTTATCAGTTCTTCAAGCTTTGGTAACGGATGATCATATAGGACCCCATTTCAAATTCCCAGCAGGTTCCATTACCGTCATAGTCCTATTTTCCGCAGCAATTTTCCTCTTCCTTCTTGATAGAGTTTTATGCCCACTGTATCAGAAGCTAGTTGGGAAAACACCTACACCACTCCAACGAATAGGAGTAGGACACGTGTTCAATATCCTAGGTATGGTTGTTTCGGCAATTGTTGAATCGAAGAGGCTTAAGATGTTCCATGATAGAAACAAATCTATGTCAATACTTTGGTTGTTCCCACAATTGGTGTTGGTTGGTGTTGGAGAAGCTTTTCAATTTCCGGCGCAAGTTGCACTCTATTACCAGCAACTTCCAGAGTCATTGAGGAGCACATCAACGGCTATGATTTCTTTGCTCATAGGGATAGCGTTTTACCTTAGCACTGCCTTGATTGATCAAGTTCGTACAAGTACTCATTGGTTACCTGATGACATTAATTTTGGGAGAGTTGATAATGTGTATTGGATGTTGGTCATCTTGGGTGCTATCAACTTTGTGTATTACCTTGCCTGTGCTACTTTCTACAAGTATCATCATATGCTCTAG